One part of the Epinephelus fuscoguttatus linkage group LG12, E.fuscoguttatus.final_Chr_v1 genome encodes these proteins:
- the gab3 gene encoding GRB2-associated-binding protein 3 isoform X4, protein MSAGDVVCTGWLIKSPPEKKLKRFAWRKRWFVLRRGRMSGNPDVLEYYQSKNSKKPIRTIDLKECEVEMLNGQLRIKRDFHGKHLFVVKTSSRVFYLVAKTEEEMNSWISSISQICQFGSLEDAESSEEGFPHTPTSLHLSPDSADRVSVSSQPDSSHPLDYLFLSQCETGSVCRNESFSNSEISLEQKSSDDAAVRDTVPSPLYTDSSSSSISHASPSSSVFLHGRLSNLPLSAPCTSMALPSSSSSPLRHCATSVFRFDKPYSPASFEATSDRQTPPPLPPKSNHLPEQLSDEGAHRPRVTSAQHFSNHTALLLRRTSLSSLDHIRTGDAESRLMRNRRQSLNLQPFLNTTRVQSYQDESYVPMASPSPSASTTESDGYIPMSPGTLAFLNTNYNVKSSVSLTTLMCQPGDLAPPPIHRHLKPRLRRARPPPLDLRGLSTITECPTHLPLSRAMTESCFPVNCLPLERRLENGGNPRDDDTNCTPMESRNHFCLNFDGAVQPWARRSNLDYLSLDFNSASPSPVQKQKPFLSDEHRVDYVQVDEKKTQALQNTKMEWTDVRQSKT, encoded by the exons ATGAGTGCTGGGGATGTGGTCTGCACAGGCTGGCTCATTAAATCTCCCCCGGAGAAGAAACTAAAGAGATTT GCGTGGAGGAAACGCTGGTTTGTGCTTCGAAGAGGTCGCATGAGCGGCAATCCTGATGTGCTGGAGTACTATCAAAGCAAGAACTCCAAAAAGCCAATCCGCACCATCGACCTGAAAGAGTGCGAGGTGGAAATGCTCAACGGGCAGCTTAGGATAAAGCGAGACTTCCATGGGAAGCACCTCTTTGTGGTAAAGACCTCATCTCGTGTTTTTTACCTGGTGGCCAAAACTGAGGAGGAGATGAACAGCTGGATCAGTAGCATCAGTCAAATCTGCCAGTTTGGGAGCCTGGAGGACGCAG AGAGCTCAGAAGAAGGCTTTCCTCACACCCCGACCTCCCTTCATCTTTCACCTGACAGCGCTGACCGAGTGTCTGTATCAAGCCAACCAGATTCAAGTCACCCACTGGACTACCTATTTCTCTCACAGTGTGAGACAGGGAGTGTATGTAG AAATGAGAGCTTTTCAAACTCTGAGATCTCTCTGGAGCAGAAGTCATCAGATGATGCTGCTGTCAGGGACACTGTCCCATCACCTCTTTACACcgactcctcttcatcctccatcTCTCATGCCAGCCCCAGTTCATCTGTTTTCCTCCATGGAAGGTTGTCTAACCTCCCTTTAAGCGCTCCATGCACCTCCATGGCTTTACcatcatcctcttcctctccgCTACGTCACTGTGCCACAAGTGTCTTTCGGTTTGACAAGCCTTATTCTCCTGCATCGTTCGAGGCAACGAgtgacagacaaacacctccTCCGCTGCCACCCAAGTCTAATCACCTGCCAGAGCAGCTCAGTGATGAAGGAGCTCATAGGCCGAGGGTAACGAGTGCACAGCATTTCTCAAACCACACTGCATTACTTCTCCGGAGAACCTCTTTGTCAAGCCTGGACCATATCAGAACAG GAGATGCTGAAAGCAGATTGATGAGGAACAGGAGGCAGAGTCTTAATCTG CAGCCTTTTTTAAATACCACACGAGTTCAGAGCTACCAGGATGAGTCATATGTCCCCATGGCTTCCCCGTCTCCCTCTGCTTCCACCACTGAATCTGATGGCTATATACCCATGAGCCCCGGGACACTCGCTTTCCTCAATACAAACTACAATGTTAAGTCCTCCGTGTCCCTCACCACACTAATGTGTCAACCTGGAGATCTCGCACCACCTCCAATTCACCGCCACCTCAAGCCTCGCTTGAGGAGAG CTCGACCTCCACCTCTTGACTTGAGAGGCCTCTCTACAATCACAGAATGTCCCACTCATCTTCCTTTGAGCAGAGCAATGACTGAATCATG CTTTCCAGTGAACTGTTTACCTCTTGAAAGAAGACTTGAAAATGGGGGCAATCCAAGAGATGATGACACAAACTGCACGCCAATG GAGTCAAGGAATCATTTCTGCCTCAACTTTGATGGAGCGGTTCAACCCTGGGCCAGACGATCGAACCTTGACTATCTGTCACTGGATTTCAATTCTGCATCCCCCTCTCCTGTGCAGAAG
- the gab3 gene encoding GRB2-associated-binding protein 3 isoform X1: MSAGDVVCTGWLIKSPPEKKLKRFAWRKRWFVLRRGRMSGNPDVLEYYQSKNSKKPIRTIDLKECEVEMLNGQLRIKRDFHGKHLFVVKTSSRVFYLVAKTEEEMNSWISSISQICQFGSLEDAESSEEGFPHTPTSLHLSPDSADRVSVSSQPDSSHPLDYLFLSQCETGSVCRNESFSNSEISLEQKSSDDAAVRDTVPSPLYTDSSSSSISHASPSSSVFLHGRLSNLPLSAPCTSMALPSSSSSPLRHCATSVFRFDKPYSPASFEATSDRQTPPPLPPKSNHLPEQLSDEGAHRPRVTSAQHFSNHTALLLRRTSLSSLDHIRTGDAESRLMRNRRQSLNLPFLNTTRVQSYQDESYVPMASPSPSASTTESDGYIPMSPGTLAFLNTNYNVKSSVSLTTLMCQPGDLAPPPIHRHLKPRLRRARPPPLDLRGLSTITECPTHLPLSRAMTESCFPVNCLPLERRLENGGNPRDDDTNCTPMESRNHFCLNFDGAVQPWARRSNLDYLSLDFNSASPSPVQKQKPFLSDEHRVDYVQVDEKKTQALQNTKMEWTDVRQSKT, encoded by the exons ATGAGTGCTGGGGATGTGGTCTGCACAGGCTGGCTCATTAAATCTCCCCCGGAGAAGAAACTAAAGAGATTT GCGTGGAGGAAACGCTGGTTTGTGCTTCGAAGAGGTCGCATGAGCGGCAATCCTGATGTGCTGGAGTACTATCAAAGCAAGAACTCCAAAAAGCCAATCCGCACCATCGACCTGAAAGAGTGCGAGGTGGAAATGCTCAACGGGCAGCTTAGGATAAAGCGAGACTTCCATGGGAAGCACCTCTTTGTGGTAAAGACCTCATCTCGTGTTTTTTACCTGGTGGCCAAAACTGAGGAGGAGATGAACAGCTGGATCAGTAGCATCAGTCAAATCTGCCAGTTTGGGAGCCTGGAGGACGCAG AGAGCTCAGAAGAAGGCTTTCCTCACACCCCGACCTCCCTTCATCTTTCACCTGACAGCGCTGACCGAGTGTCTGTATCAAGCCAACCAGATTCAAGTCACCCACTGGACTACCTATTTCTCTCACAGTGTGAGACAGGGAGTGTATGTAG AAATGAGAGCTTTTCAAACTCTGAGATCTCTCTGGAGCAGAAGTCATCAGATGATGCTGCTGTCAGGGACACTGTCCCATCACCTCTTTACACcgactcctcttcatcctccatcTCTCATGCCAGCCCCAGTTCATCTGTTTTCCTCCATGGAAGGTTGTCTAACCTCCCTTTAAGCGCTCCATGCACCTCCATGGCTTTACcatcatcctcttcctctccgCTACGTCACTGTGCCACAAGTGTCTTTCGGTTTGACAAGCCTTATTCTCCTGCATCGTTCGAGGCAACGAgtgacagacaaacacctccTCCGCTGCCACCCAAGTCTAATCACCTGCCAGAGCAGCTCAGTGATGAAGGAGCTCATAGGCCGAGGGTAACGAGTGCACAGCATTTCTCAAACCACACTGCATTACTTCTCCGGAGAACCTCTTTGTCAAGCCTGGACCATATCAGAACAG GAGATGCTGAAAGCAGATTGATGAGGAACAGGAGGCAGAGTCTTAATCTG CCTTTTTTAAATACCACACGAGTTCAGAGCTACCAGGATGAGTCATATGTCCCCATGGCTTCCCCGTCTCCCTCTGCTTCCACCACTGAATCTGATGGCTATATACCCATGAGCCCCGGGACACTCGCTTTCCTCAATACAAACTACAATGTTAAGTCCTCCGTGTCCCTCACCACACTAATGTGTCAACCTGGAGATCTCGCACCACCTCCAATTCACCGCCACCTCAAGCCTCGCTTGAGGAGAG CTCGACCTCCACCTCTTGACTTGAGAGGCCTCTCTACAATCACAGAATGTCCCACTCATCTTCCTTTGAGCAGAGCAATGACTGAATCATG CTTTCCAGTGAACTGTTTACCTCTTGAAAGAAGACTTGAAAATGGGGGCAATCCAAGAGATGATGACACAAACTGCACGCCAATG GAGTCAAGGAATCATTTCTGCCTCAACTTTGATGGAGCGGTTCAACCCTGGGCCAGACGATCGAACCTTGACTATCTGTCACTGGATTTCAATTCTGCATCCCCCTCTCCTGTGCAGAAG
- the gab3 gene encoding GRB2-associated-binding protein 3 isoform X3 — protein MSAGDVVCTGWLIKSPPEKKLKRFAWRKRWFVLRRGRMSGNPDVLEYYQSKNSKKPIRTIDLKECEVEMLNGQLRIKRDFHGKHLFVVKTSSRVFYLVAKTEEEMNSWISSISQICQFGSLEDAESSEEGFPHTPTSLHLSPDSADRVSVSSQPDSSHPLDYLFLSQCETGSVCRNESFSNSEISLEQKSSDDAAVRDTVPSPLYTDSSSSSISHASPSSSVFLHGRLSNLPLSAPCTSMALPSSSSSPLRHCATSVFRFDKPYSPASFEATSDRQTPPPLPPKSNHLPEQLSDEGAHRPRVTSAQHFSNHTALLLRRTSLSSLDHIRTGDAESRLMRNRRQSLNLPFLNTTRVQSYQDESYVPMASPSPSASTTESDGYIPMSPGTLAFLNTNYNVKSSVSLTTLMCQPGDLAPPPIHRHLKPRLRRARPPPLDLRGLSTITECPTHLPLSRAMTESCFPVNCLPLERRLENGGNPRDDDTNCTPMESRNHFCLNFDGAVQPWARRSNLDYLSLDFNSASPSPVQKKPFLSDEHRVDYVQVDEKKTQALQNTKMEWTDVRQSKT, from the exons ATGAGTGCTGGGGATGTGGTCTGCACAGGCTGGCTCATTAAATCTCCCCCGGAGAAGAAACTAAAGAGATTT GCGTGGAGGAAACGCTGGTTTGTGCTTCGAAGAGGTCGCATGAGCGGCAATCCTGATGTGCTGGAGTACTATCAAAGCAAGAACTCCAAAAAGCCAATCCGCACCATCGACCTGAAAGAGTGCGAGGTGGAAATGCTCAACGGGCAGCTTAGGATAAAGCGAGACTTCCATGGGAAGCACCTCTTTGTGGTAAAGACCTCATCTCGTGTTTTTTACCTGGTGGCCAAAACTGAGGAGGAGATGAACAGCTGGATCAGTAGCATCAGTCAAATCTGCCAGTTTGGGAGCCTGGAGGACGCAG AGAGCTCAGAAGAAGGCTTTCCTCACACCCCGACCTCCCTTCATCTTTCACCTGACAGCGCTGACCGAGTGTCTGTATCAAGCCAACCAGATTCAAGTCACCCACTGGACTACCTATTTCTCTCACAGTGTGAGACAGGGAGTGTATGTAG AAATGAGAGCTTTTCAAACTCTGAGATCTCTCTGGAGCAGAAGTCATCAGATGATGCTGCTGTCAGGGACACTGTCCCATCACCTCTTTACACcgactcctcttcatcctccatcTCTCATGCCAGCCCCAGTTCATCTGTTTTCCTCCATGGAAGGTTGTCTAACCTCCCTTTAAGCGCTCCATGCACCTCCATGGCTTTACcatcatcctcttcctctccgCTACGTCACTGTGCCACAAGTGTCTTTCGGTTTGACAAGCCTTATTCTCCTGCATCGTTCGAGGCAACGAgtgacagacaaacacctccTCCGCTGCCACCCAAGTCTAATCACCTGCCAGAGCAGCTCAGTGATGAAGGAGCTCATAGGCCGAGGGTAACGAGTGCACAGCATTTCTCAAACCACACTGCATTACTTCTCCGGAGAACCTCTTTGTCAAGCCTGGACCATATCAGAACAG GAGATGCTGAAAGCAGATTGATGAGGAACAGGAGGCAGAGTCTTAATCTG CCTTTTTTAAATACCACACGAGTTCAGAGCTACCAGGATGAGTCATATGTCCCCATGGCTTCCCCGTCTCCCTCTGCTTCCACCACTGAATCTGATGGCTATATACCCATGAGCCCCGGGACACTCGCTTTCCTCAATACAAACTACAATGTTAAGTCCTCCGTGTCCCTCACCACACTAATGTGTCAACCTGGAGATCTCGCACCACCTCCAATTCACCGCCACCTCAAGCCTCGCTTGAGGAGAG CTCGACCTCCACCTCTTGACTTGAGAGGCCTCTCTACAATCACAGAATGTCCCACTCATCTTCCTTTGAGCAGAGCAATGACTGAATCATG CTTTCCAGTGAACTGTTTACCTCTTGAAAGAAGACTTGAAAATGGGGGCAATCCAAGAGATGATGACACAAACTGCACGCCAATG GAGTCAAGGAATCATTTCTGCCTCAACTTTGATGGAGCGGTTCAACCCTGGGCCAGACGATCGAACCTTGACTATCTGTCACTGGATTTCAATTCTGCATCCCCCTCTCCTGTGCAGAAG
- the gab3 gene encoding GRB2-associated-binding protein 3 isoform X2, whose protein sequence is MSAGDVVCTGWLIKSPPEKKLKRFAWRKRWFVLRRGRMSGNPDVLEYYQSKNSKKPIRTIDLKECEVEMLNGQLRIKRDFHGKHLFVVKTSSRVFYLVAKTEEEMNSWISSISQICQFGSLEDAESSEEGFPHTPTSLHLSPDSADRVSVSSQPDSSHPLDYLFLSQCETGSVCRNESFSNSEISLEQKSSDDAAVRDTVPSPLYTDSSSSSISHASPSSSVFLHGRLSNLPLSAPCTSMALPSSSSSPLRHCATSVFRFDKPYSPASFEATSDRQTPPPLPPKSNHLPEQLSDEGAHRPRVTSAQHFSNHTALLLRRTSLSSLDHIRTGDAESRLMRNRRQSLNLQPFLNTTRVQSYQDESYVPMASPSPSASTTESDGYIPMSPGTLAFLNTNYNVKSSVSLTTLMCQPGDLAPPPIHRHLKPRLRRARPPPLDLRGLSTITECPTHLPLSRAMTESCFPVNCLPLERRLENGGNPRDDDTNCTPMESRNHFCLNFDGAVQPWARRSNLDYLSLDFNSASPSPVQKKPFLSDEHRVDYVQVDEKKTQALQNTKMEWTDVRQSKT, encoded by the exons ATGAGTGCTGGGGATGTGGTCTGCACAGGCTGGCTCATTAAATCTCCCCCGGAGAAGAAACTAAAGAGATTT GCGTGGAGGAAACGCTGGTTTGTGCTTCGAAGAGGTCGCATGAGCGGCAATCCTGATGTGCTGGAGTACTATCAAAGCAAGAACTCCAAAAAGCCAATCCGCACCATCGACCTGAAAGAGTGCGAGGTGGAAATGCTCAACGGGCAGCTTAGGATAAAGCGAGACTTCCATGGGAAGCACCTCTTTGTGGTAAAGACCTCATCTCGTGTTTTTTACCTGGTGGCCAAAACTGAGGAGGAGATGAACAGCTGGATCAGTAGCATCAGTCAAATCTGCCAGTTTGGGAGCCTGGAGGACGCAG AGAGCTCAGAAGAAGGCTTTCCTCACACCCCGACCTCCCTTCATCTTTCACCTGACAGCGCTGACCGAGTGTCTGTATCAAGCCAACCAGATTCAAGTCACCCACTGGACTACCTATTTCTCTCACAGTGTGAGACAGGGAGTGTATGTAG AAATGAGAGCTTTTCAAACTCTGAGATCTCTCTGGAGCAGAAGTCATCAGATGATGCTGCTGTCAGGGACACTGTCCCATCACCTCTTTACACcgactcctcttcatcctccatcTCTCATGCCAGCCCCAGTTCATCTGTTTTCCTCCATGGAAGGTTGTCTAACCTCCCTTTAAGCGCTCCATGCACCTCCATGGCTTTACcatcatcctcttcctctccgCTACGTCACTGTGCCACAAGTGTCTTTCGGTTTGACAAGCCTTATTCTCCTGCATCGTTCGAGGCAACGAgtgacagacaaacacctccTCCGCTGCCACCCAAGTCTAATCACCTGCCAGAGCAGCTCAGTGATGAAGGAGCTCATAGGCCGAGGGTAACGAGTGCACAGCATTTCTCAAACCACACTGCATTACTTCTCCGGAGAACCTCTTTGTCAAGCCTGGACCATATCAGAACAG GAGATGCTGAAAGCAGATTGATGAGGAACAGGAGGCAGAGTCTTAATCTG CAGCCTTTTTTAAATACCACACGAGTTCAGAGCTACCAGGATGAGTCATATGTCCCCATGGCTTCCCCGTCTCCCTCTGCTTCCACCACTGAATCTGATGGCTATATACCCATGAGCCCCGGGACACTCGCTTTCCTCAATACAAACTACAATGTTAAGTCCTCCGTGTCCCTCACCACACTAATGTGTCAACCTGGAGATCTCGCACCACCTCCAATTCACCGCCACCTCAAGCCTCGCTTGAGGAGAG CTCGACCTCCACCTCTTGACTTGAGAGGCCTCTCTACAATCACAGAATGTCCCACTCATCTTCCTTTGAGCAGAGCAATGACTGAATCATG CTTTCCAGTGAACTGTTTACCTCTTGAAAGAAGACTTGAAAATGGGGGCAATCCAAGAGATGATGACACAAACTGCACGCCAATG GAGTCAAGGAATCATTTCTGCCTCAACTTTGATGGAGCGGTTCAACCCTGGGCCAGACGATCGAACCTTGACTATCTGTCACTGGATTTCAATTCTGCATCCCCCTCTCCTGTGCAGAAG